Proteins found in one Venturia canescens isolate UGA chromosome 8, ASM1945775v1, whole genome shotgun sequence genomic segment:
- the LOC122414473 gene encoding hydroxylysine kinase, with protein sequence MADQGILTPGQQIKPKLDEKKAIELVTRLYGFKVKEISELNAYDDKNYHVVCEDSYENHHVAKLHEHGYVLKIINSLDSRNIGFIEAQNEMMLFLRQREIRCTVPVKNLQGSFSAVENIPTGSNVGYVVRLLEYQPGSTLRSVPITKTLLRDVGQFVARLGATLSNFSHPAIEKRSFLWMLAAVPKLRDYMYALNNEEDRKMIAEVVKQFETQVFPVVEKLEHGIIHGDLNEQNLLVNAEGTRVIAVIDFGDSHRACTVFDLAIAACYMIIQTRDMFAAKYVIEGFQSVKKLINIEKSIMKICVCARLSQSLTLGAYSYMQDPQNEYLLVTQKPGWEMVKKLWPMSDEDVMKIWGLENS encoded by the exons ATGGCTGATCAAGGTATTTTAACTCCCGGACAACAAATAAAACcaaaactcgatgaaaaaaaagccaTTGAACTCGTTACTCGTTTGTACGGTTTTAAAGTTAAAGAAATAAGCGAACTGAACGCttacgacgataaaaattacCACGTCGTTTGTGAAGACTCATACGAGAATCATCACGTCGCGAAATTACACGAACATGGATACGTtctgaaaattattaattcgttggaTTCTCGAAACATTGGCTTCATCGAGGCACAAAACGAAATGATGCTTTTCCTTCGCCAGCGGGAAATCCGGTGCACTGTTCCTGTGAAAAATTTACAGGGCTCGTTTTCTGCTGTCGAAAATATTCCTACGGGATCTAACGTGGGATACGTG GTACGACTTTTGGAATATCAGCCAGGCTCGACGCTCCGCTCAGTTCCAATAACAAAAACGTTGCTGCGAGACGTTGGTCAATTCGTTGCTCGTTTGGGGGCGACTCTGTCGAATTTTTCACATCCGGCAATAGAGAAACGTAGCTTTCTGTGGATGTTGGCTGCAGTGCCAAAACTTCGTGATTACATGTACGCGTTAAATAACGAAGAAGATCGAAAAATGATAGCCGAAGTGGTGAAGCAATTTGAGACTCAGGTTTTTCCTGTAGTAGAGAAACTAGAACACGGAATAATTCATGGTGATTTGAACGAACAAAATCTTCTGGTTAATGCCGAGGGGACGCGAGTGATCGCTGTTATTGATTTCGGCGATTCCCATCGAGCCTGCACTGTTTTTGACCTTGCCATTGCCGCTTGTTACATGATCATCCAGACGCGTGACATGTTTGCAGCCAAATACGTTATCGAGGGctttcaaagtgtcaaaaaattgataaatattgaaaaaagtattatgAAAATTTGCGTTTGTGCCAGACTTTCACAGAGCCTTACTCTCGGCGCTTATTCTTACATGCAAGATCCtcaaaatgaatatttacTCGTTACACAAAAACCTGGATGGgaaatggtgaaaaagttGTGGCCAATGTCCGATGAAGACGTTATGAAAATTTGGGGCCTCGAGAATTCGTAA